A single genomic interval of Lathyrus oleraceus cultivar Zhongwan6 chromosome 7, CAAS_Psat_ZW6_1.0, whole genome shotgun sequence harbors:
- the LOC127102188 gene encoding uncharacterized protein LOC127102188, whose protein sequence is MANGGFPFQMPMLTKNNYDNWSIKTKALLGAQDVWDIIEKGFNEKDEASLNQGVKETLRESRKRDKKALFLIYQSVDEDTFEKISNATTTKEAWDKLQTCNKGVEQVKKIRLQTLRDFDEVKVMEKILRTLNPSFDFIVTNIEENKDLKTMTIEQLMGSLQAYEEKQKRKIKQKEAMEQLLQLNIKEANYANYKSQRGRGRGQDRGCGRGHEGEGRGSYNN, encoded by the exons ATGGCGAATGGAGGTTTCCCTTTTCAAATGCCAATGCTCACAAAGAACAACTATGACAATTGGAGTATCAAGACGAAGGCGCTACTAGGAGCTCAAGATGTGTGGGATATCATTGAGAAAGGCTTCAATGAGAAAGATGAAGCCTCGCTAAACCAAGGTGTAAAGGAGACATTGAGGGAGTCAAGAAAGAGAGACAAGAAAGCTCTCTTCCTCATTTATCAATCGGTGGATGAAGATACATTTGAGAAGATATCCAATGCAACAACAACCAAAGAAGCATGGGACAAACTTCAAACTTGCAACAAAGGAGTGGAACAGGTGAAAAAGATTCGTCTTCAAACTCTTAGAG ATTTTGATGAGGTAAAAGTCATGGAGAAAATACTTCGCACTTTAAATCCAAGTTTTGACTTCATTGTTACCAACATTGAAGAAAACAAGGATTTAAAGACCATGACTATTGAGCAACTCATGGGTTCCTTACAAGCATAtgaagaaaaacaaaagagaaaaattaaaCAAAAGGAGGCTATGGAGCAACTACTACAACTCAACATAAAGGAAGCAAATTATGCGAATTACAAGAGCCAAAGAGGACGAGGTCGTGGCCAAGATCGTGGGTGTGGACGAGGACATGAAGGAGAAGGAAGAGGCAGTTACAATAACTAA